In a genomic window of Urocitellus parryii isolate mUroPar1 chromosome 11, mUroPar1.hap1, whole genome shotgun sequence:
- the Tmem269 gene encoding transmembrane protein 269 codes for MVLGLFSIFCSVSRKPQSASWTLLISFLLDMAIGAMNRQFNILCKSGAELNDFAVFTTFGLASALLLGADGPLNGFLAVLYVLTTSFRLCFYSSEVSLSYKGLPCPYASCVLASTSLLTKGNPFILGCMASLMMLFMVDQSYYPYDEILESDSWKKAVYVGGVFMVFFFPFSLTAFYCLMWSLSYIFFPDAVWSRAACFRF; via the exons ATGGTTCTGGGGCTCTTCTCCATCTTCTGCAGCGTCAGCAG GAAACCTCAGTCTGCCTCCTGGACGCTTCTGATCAGCTTCCTGCTAGACATGGCAATAGGGGCTATGAACAGACAATTCAACATATTATGCAAATCAG GAGCTGAGCTGAATGACTTTGCTGTCTTCACCACCTTTGGCCTGGCCTCGGCCCTTCTCCTTGGTGCGGATGGGCCGCTGAATGGGTTCCTGGCTGTCCTCTATGTGTTAACCACTTCTTTCCGCCTGTGTTTTTATTCATCTG AAGTTTCCTTATCCTATAAGGGTCTACCCTGCCCCTATGCTTCCTGTGTTTTGGCTTCCACCTCCCTTCTGACCAAAGGCAACCCTTTCATCCTCGGCTGCATGGCTTCACTTATGATGCTATTCATGGTAGACCAGAGCTACTACCCATATGATGAAATTCTGGAGTCAGACAGTTGGAAAAAAGCAGTTTATGTGGGAG GTGTCTTCATGGTGTTtttcttcccattctccctcACTGCGTTTTACTGTCTGATGTGGTCACTCTCCTACATCTTCTTCCCAGATGCTGTGTGGAGCAGGGCAGCCTGTTTTAGATTCTAG
- the Svbp gene encoding small vasohibin-binding protein isoform X2 — translation MDPPARKEKSKVKEPVSRVEKAKQKSAQQELKQRQRAEIYALNRVMTELEQQQFDEFCKQMQPPGE, via the exons ATGGATCCACCTGCACGTAAGGAAAAATCCAAAGTTAAAGAACCTGTCAGCAGAGTGGAGAAGGCTAAGCAGAAATCAGCCCAGCAGGAGCTGAAGCAAAGACAAAGAGCAGAG ATCTATGCCCTCAACAGAGTCATGACGGAACTGGAGCAGCAGCAGTTTGATGAGTTCTGTAAACAGATGCAGCCTCCTGGAGAGTGA